In Hippoglossus stenolepis isolate QCI-W04-F060 chromosome 21, HSTE1.2, whole genome shotgun sequence, one DNA window encodes the following:
- the LOC118100682 gene encoding neurexophilin-1, which yields MKLLAGRCFTWILQRGVFCLLVLGQRHHGVFTLDHRASAELKRDQEDSSQKNQEPQTRRLIQNTKLPNSPFIPLSKQGLWEILGGNSQSHSNSSLKIKLRPITKVHGTSKFSRKFSWGDFYSNIKTVKLNLLIMGKIVDHGNGSLGVYFRHNSTGVGNVSISLVPPMKEVEFDLERQSVVNPKDSKTFSCRVDYEKTERNKKVMLCNYDPSKTCDQEQTQSHVTWMCSKPFQVICIYVSFYSTDYRLVQKVCPDYSDHNPGALLPTGG from the exons ATGAAGCTGCTCGCCGGCCGCTGCTTCACGTGGATCCTTCAGAGAGGAGTCTTTTGTTTG TTGGTCCTTGGGCAACGTCATCATGGCGTCTTTACCTTGGACCACAGAGCATCAGCTGAGCTCAAGAGAGACCAGGAGGATTCTTCACAGAAGAACCAGGAGCCTCAAACTCGGAGACTGATTCAAAACACCAAACTCCCCAACAGCCCCTTCATCCCTCTTTCAAAACAGGGACTTTGGGAAATACTTGGAGGAAACTCCCAGTCCCACTCCAACTCGTCCTTAAAAATCAAGCTGCGGCCGATAACGAAGGTTCATGGAACTTCTAAATTCTCCAGGAAGTTTAGTTGGGGAGACTTTTACTCAAACATCAAGACGGTCAAACTGAACTTGCTGATAATGGGGAAGATCGTGGACCACGGGAACGGCTCTCTCGGAGTGTACTTCCGCCACAACTCCACAGGTGTGGGCAACGTCTCCATCAGCCTCGTGCCTCCCATGAAAGAGGTGGAGTTCGACTTGGAGCGCCAAAGTGTGGTCAACCCCAAAGACTCCAAGACGTTCAGCTGCAGGGTGGACTACGAGAAGACCGAACGCAACAAGAAGGTGATGCTGTGTAACTACGACCCGTCGAAGACGTGCGACCAGGAGCAGACCCAGAGCCACGTCACCTGGATGTGCTCCAAACCCTTTCAGGTCATCTGCATCTACGTGTCTTTCTACAGCACGGACTACAGGCTGGTTCAGAAAGTCTGTCCCGACTACAGCGACCACAATCCAGGAGCCCTCCTGCCCACAGGAGGTTGA